A region from the uncultured Macellibacteroides sp. genome encodes:
- a CDS encoding GNAT family N-acetyltransferase produces MNRADEIQLVKRASLSDTEMETIREIWNNEYPESLYNTKEEFKKYLATMETATHYLACKTNDTLCGWLCTFMRDNTLWFVLLVHGNAQRKGIGSQLIHRCQQDNYELTGWIIDRNKLKKRNGETYPSPMRFYEKLQFHVTEEYKHLPIMVTRKILWKSESKLNS; encoded by the coding sequence ATGAACAGAGCAGACGAAATCCAATTAGTCAAAAGAGCAAGCCTTTCAGATACGGAAATGGAAACCATCCGGGAAATATGGAACAACGAATATCCGGAATCCTTATATAATACAAAAGAAGAATTTAAGAAATACCTGGCCACAATGGAAACAGCCACCCATTACCTGGCCTGTAAAACCAACGATACACTTTGCGGCTGGCTATGCACTTTTATGCGAGACAACACCCTGTGGTTTGTACTGCTTGTACATGGAAATGCCCAAAGAAAAGGAATAGGCAGTCAGCTGATTCATCGTTGTCAACAAGACAACTACGAACTCACTGGTTGGATAATCGACCGAAACAAACTTAAAAAAAGGAATGGCGAAACCTATCCTTCCCCCATGCGCTTCTATGAAAAACTCCAATTCCATGTAACAGAAGAATACAAGCATCTTCCCATCATGGTAACCCGTAAAATCCTTTGGAAATCCGAATCCAAGTTAAACTCCTAA